From the genome of Alkalimarinus coralli:
GGGGCAGTTTATGGAGCTTACCAGAAGCACCGTTCGAGCTGGATGACGCAAGTATTATACATCACTGCCGAGAGCACCTATCTTTGGAGTGTAGAGTAAATTCCCATGAAGAAAGCTTTAAGCATACATTTAGCCACTATCATTTAGTGTTACACCCTGTAAAACTGAAATATCTGTCTCGTTTACCCTGTATTAGTGAACCTTCCGAATCTACATGGTTGAAGGGCAAACATGAATACGGACTACCAGCTCCGATTGAGATTTACTTACAAAATATTCAATAAAGAACACGAACAAGCAGACTTTAATAAACACTCATCAAGCAATGTCCGAGTAATTCACTACCCTGTTTCGGCCTGTCTGCTTAGCGTGATAGAGCGCCTTATCGGCCAAACCCAGGTAGTCCTCACTTCTTAGCATTTTGGTAGGGATCGCGTTATAAACCCCCATACTAAGCGTTATGTAGTTTTGAACAGAGGACTTTTCATGCATAATGTTCAACTCTTCAACGCTTTCTCTAACCTGCTCGGCTAACTTGTTAGCATCCTGCTCAGTTGTATTAGGTAATATCAGCGCAAACTCTTCACCCCCAAAACGCGCCGCCAAATCTGTTGCTCTCTTCAAGCTAGACATCAACGTGTTTGCGATCATTTTAATACAGTCATCAC
Proteins encoded in this window:
- a CDS encoding GGDEF domain-containing protein; protein product: MKAMERISKMRQRLLEVSEELEVANVELKRLADVDGLTGLANRRYMDRFLSHEVARCSRSNEPLTVIMCDIDEFKLYNDFYGHLKGDDCIKMIANTLMSSLKRATDLAARFGGEEFALILPNTTEQDANKLAEQVRESVEELNIMHEKSSVQNYITLSMGVYNAIPTKMLRSEDYLGLADKALYHAKQTGRNRVVNYSDIA